A section of the Nitrospirota bacterium genome encodes:
- a CDS encoding PIN domain-containing protein produces the protein MKTGIDTGFFFSLEIRDPIAMKVWDERTEVVTSVVVMYELQKKLLQGSFEQWASMIEDIQKAVTIVPLTVEAALKAGHLAHDLKIPGLDALILSSLINAGCIEIYTTDSHFEAYKKRGVRIINLEKS, from the coding sequence ATGAAAACAGGAATTGATACAGGATTTTTCTTCTCTCTTGAAATAAGAGACCCGATAGCTATGAAGGTATGGGATGAAAGAACAGAGGTCGTTACCTCAGTAGTTGTTATGTATGAGCTTCAGAAAAAATTACTGCAAGGTAGTTTTGAACAATGGGCATCAATGATTGAAGATATCCAGAAGGCAGTTACGATTGTACCCTTAACTGTAGAGGCAGCCCTGAAGGCTGGACATCTTGCCCACGATCTCAAGATTCCGGGTCTTGATGCCCTGATTTTATCTTCTCTGATCAATGCAGGGTGTATTGAGATATATACTACAGATTCTCACTTTGAAGCATATAAGAAGAGAGGAGTAAGGATTATAAACCTGGAAAAGTCGTAA
- a CDS encoding MFS transporter: MKMEQPLLSLRHKNFRIFWFGQIVSLTGTWMHSVGQGWLVLKLTDSPFYLGLVGTAGSLPILLFTLFGGIAADRFPKRDILITTQISSMFLALTLAILTSTGIVNVWHVLILTAILGTVHAFDVPTRQSFIIEMVGRESLLNAIALNSAAFNGARIIGPAIAGLAIGYLSLEACFYINALSFLAVIIALGKMRFDPSTSSGLKEKTSKIKEEMVEGLRYISGESRIYVLIIFVAIISFFGFPYITFLPVFARDILQVGPTGLGLLMSSAGAGAFIGAMGLALRGDVQKKGLLSVSAGIIFSLALIVFSFSKVMWLSSAMLVLTGWGALTHLATANSLIQLVAPDHLRGRVMSAYTLFFLGMTPIGNFVVGTLAHYVGTGIAIAIGAKLCLLGTILLIWKKPEILKI, translated from the coding sequence ATGAAGATGGAGCAACCACTTCTGTCCCTCAGGCATAAAAACTTCCGCATATTCTGGTTCGGACAGATCGTCTCCCTCACAGGCACGTGGATGCACTCTGTAGGCCAGGGCTGGCTTGTGCTCAAGCTCACAGATTCCCCCTTCTATCTCGGCCTTGTTGGAACTGCCGGTTCACTGCCAATACTCCTGTTCACACTATTTGGCGGCATTGCTGCTGACAGATTTCCAAAAAGGGATATATTAATTACAACGCAGATATCATCCATGTTCCTGGCCCTGACTCTCGCAATACTCACATCCACCGGGATTGTCAATGTATGGCATGTGTTAATCCTTACAGCCATTCTCGGCACAGTCCATGCCTTTGACGTCCCGACAAGACAGTCTTTTATCATTGAGATGGTCGGAAGGGAAAGCCTCCTCAATGCAATAGCATTGAATTCTGCTGCCTTCAATGGCGCAAGGATAATAGGGCCAGCAATAGCAGGGCTTGCCATCGGCTATTTGAGCCTTGAGGCATGCTTCTATATAAATGCTTTGAGCTTCCTCGCAGTCATCATTGCCCTTGGAAAGATGCGGTTTGACCCTTCGACAAGCTCAGGGCTGAAAGAAAAGACTTCAAAAATAAAAGAAGAAATGGTTGAGGGCCTGAGGTATATTTCTGGCGAATCAAGGATATATGTCCTTATTATCTTTGTTGCAATAATAAGCTTCTTCGGGTTTCCATATATCACTTTTCTGCCTGTCTTCGCGCGCGATATCCTCCAGGTAGGGCCAACAGGCCTCGGTCTTTTGATGAGTTCAGCAGGCGCAGGCGCTTTTATCGGAGCCATGGGCCTTGCCCTGAGAGGCGATGTGCAGAAAAAAGGACTACTCTCTGTATCTGCGGGAATTATTTTTTCCCTGGCCCTTATTGTGTTTTCATTTTCAAAGGTCATGTGGCTTTCCTCAGCAATGCTTGTCCTCACCGGCTGGGGAGCACTAACACATCTTGCAACAGCAAACAGCCTGATACAGCTTGTTGCACCTGACCACCTGAGGGGAAGGGTAATGAGTGCGTATACGCTTTTCTTCCTCGGGATGACGCCGATCGGAAACTTTGTAGTCGGCACTTTAGCGCATTACGTCGGGACAGGGATTGCAATCGCAATCGGAGCAAAACTCTGCCTTTTAGGTACAATACTGCTGATATGGAAAAAACCAGAGATTCTAAAAATTTAG
- a CDS encoding zinc ABC transporter substrate-binding protein, translated as MVKQVGGERVDVRVLLPPGASPHTFEPTPRDMRELSGTKIFVKIGAGLEFWADKIVKAVASKELVVVEGASGVKLIKQIGGHNGHEKPGHAEDIRQAQSGDPHIWLDPVIAADIVLKIEKAIIRVDPRNAEFYQRNSKLYREKLLQLDREISARVNNFRIKEFVTFHSAWGYFARRYGLRVAGVIVETPGKEPGPKHIAKIIKEVKKTGSNVIFAEPQFSPKIAESIARESGAKVLFLDPIGGAGLKGRETYIALMRYNLSIMEEAMK; from the coding sequence ATGGTCAAACAGGTGGGTGGAGAAAGGGTTGATGTCAGAGTCCTTTTACCTCCTGGCGCAAGTCCACATACATTTGAGCCAACTCCCAGGGACATGAGGGAACTTTCTGGTACAAAGATTTTTGTAAAAATAGGGGCTGGCCTTGAATTCTGGGCAGATAAAATAGTAAAGGCTGTAGCCTCAAAAGAGCTTGTAGTCGTAGAAGGGGCATCAGGTGTAAAATTAATAAAACAGATCGGAGGACATAATGGACATGAAAAACCAGGACATGCAGAAGATATTCGACAAGCTCAATCAGGAGACCCTCATATATGGCTTGACCCGGTTATTGCTGCTGACATAGTTCTAAAAATAGAGAAGGCCATTATCAGAGTTGATCCCCGGAATGCGGAATTTTATCAAAGAAACTCTAAGTTATATAGAGAGAAACTCCTGCAGCTTGACAGAGAAATATCAGCGAGGGTGAACAATTTCAGGATAAAAGAGTTTGTTACATTTCATTCAGCCTGGGGCTACTTTGCAAGACGTTATGGCCTCAGGGTTGCCGGAGTTATAGTTGAAACCCCTGGAAAAGAACCCGGGCCAAAACACATAGCAAAAATTATAAAAGAAGTTAAAAAAACAGGCTCTAATGTTATATTCGCTGAGCCACAGTTCAGCCCTAAAATAGCAGAGTCAATAGCGAGGGAGTCAGGGGCAAAGGTACTTTTTCTTGATCCCATTGGAGGCGCTGGACTCAAGGGGAGGGAGACATATATAGCCCTTATGAGATACAATCTATCTATAATGGAAGAGGCAATGAAATGA